The DNA region GTCACTCGGAATGTATCCACGTTTATCACATCGAATAGCGCGTCCGCTGTAATCAACCAGCTCTAAATAATCGGCTTCAGTTACGTTAAACCCATGTCGGTGGGTCTTATTGCTTGATTGAGTCAGCTTCATCAGTTTTACGTTGCGCGAACTCGAGTCCTTATCTTCATTTCGAATTCTTTGTTTTACTGAGGTGTAATCCGAGTCTTCAGGTGTACTGGCTAGATTGGCTCTGATAGGATTTAAGTCGACATAAGCCATGGCGGTCACCACGGCCGCTTCATCGAGTAAGGCTTGTGACTTAAAGCGTCCTTCCCAGAATCGTCCCGTGCATTGGTCTTCTAAATTGGCTTTACGCGCTAAATACTCGTTCAAACAGCGCATAAACCAAGAGATATCGGTGAGCCGTTGTCGCCACTTGGTGATGAGCTCTTGAGCCATTTGGGTGAGAGCCGGGGAGGCATTGCCTTTTAAGTATCGGTTCACAATCAACGGGATTTTGTACAGCCGCTTCCAACGGCGGATGACGTTTGCTTCAGACCACTGCTCAGCTTTCTCAATATCAACTCGTAGAACCAGATGATAGTGATTCGACATGATCGCATAGCTGGCCACATCAATGGCAAAGGTATCAGCCAGCAATGATAATCGCTCAACTACCCAATCTTTACGATGTTCGTAGTTCTTGCCTGAAAAGGCATCTTCGCCACATAAGAAGGCGCGCCGTACGCATCGAGCAATACAGTGGTAATAGCTGGTTTGGTTCAAATCAATGAGTGTTTTTCGAGGTTGCGTCATAAGCGATATCCTTATCGTTAATGTCGGCCTTTCACCCTAATGAGATGTTGCTTGCGATTCAATCATGATTTTGCGATGATTTTGGTTAAAACAGTGGGTGTCCTAATAAAAATTGTCTGCTTGAGCTATTGCATAGAGTATCGATACAGCGCTGAATTATATGATGCGTTATTTTGAATAATAGGGAATACTATGAGAACTATTTTCTTCCTATGTCTTCTGTTCATTTTTCCCAAAATAGGTGCAGAGGAAAGCTCGATTTATGATGATTTAGAGCGAATAAAGTCAGAGGTTGGGGTGCTAGGTTGTAATAAAGAAGTAATTGATTTTGAGAACGACTCATACAACCAGCTACTTGCTTTTGGTTATGTCTTCTACCTTAAAGAAGCTTATATAGTGAAATTCATAAATAGAGATCAAAATGAAGATGTCTATCTAACTGCTCTAGGTAAAAGTG from Pleionea litopenaei includes:
- a CDS encoding transcription factor IIS helical bundle-like domain-containing protein: MTQPRKTLIDLNQTSYYHCIARCVRRAFLCGEDAFSGKNYEHRKDWVVERLSLLADTFAIDVASYAIMSNHYHLVLRVDIEKAEQWSEANVIRRWKRLYKIPLIVNRYLKGNASPALTQMAQELITKWRQRLTDISWFMRCLNEYLARKANLEDQCTGRFWEGRFKSQALLDEAAVVTAMAYVDLNPIRANLASTPEDSDYTSVKQRIRNEDKDSSSRNVKLMKLTQSSNKTHRHGFNVTEADYLELVDYSGRAIRCDKRGYIPSDLPPILERLNLEPDGFLELMQRDDNIAGLRAVGSPSALTHLLDSLDQRFIKGVGISNRLYSS